Below is a window of Sulfurisphaera ohwakuensis DNA.
TTTTTTATTAGCCTCAATAGTTTCAGGAATTCTACTTTGGTTAGGTACACTGATAAAGAATATCTTTTTAGTAGAATTTAATTTATTATTTTTCACGACTTTTATCACAGTATTACTAACTAATTTAATTATTGATAAAATCCATAAAAAACCAAATAATGAATGGATTTATGTGGAATCACCAAGAAAGAGAGTCATACAAACAAGATGCGAACACAAACAGTCTATGTTTTCCTCCACTTTAATCTCTAAATTATTTAAAAAGAATTGGGCACACTTCCTAATAATTTTGCCATCATTCCTTATATTTTATGTAGTTATGATAGCTGGACTTCTAGGTAATCAAAAACTTAACGAGGTAGGATTAAGTTTAATTAATTTTGCTCCAGACATTAGCTGGTTCTTTTGGTTTCCACTACTTTGGCTACTGACATGGATTGCAAATGGCAGAGTATGGTGCCAAACTTGCCCATTTAGTGGTCAAGCAGAGTGGGTGCAAAGAAGACATCCTTGGAAATATATAAAGAATAAGTTAGGTTTAAAGTTAAGGTGGCCTATAAAATATTCAACAATATTATATTCTGCAATAGGCTTTTCTGTTTTAACATGGGTTGAAGAATTTTATGGAATTGGTGGACCTGGGGTTCCGCTATTGACTTCAGTAGTTTTAATTTATATTGCAATATTAGAATTAGCTATAGCTCTTCTCTTTCAAGACAGAACATTCTGTAGAACTATTTGTCCATTAAGCGCACCTTTGGCGATAAATACAATGATATCTCCATTAGGAACTTTTACCGCAAAAGATCCTAATGTTTGTAAGAAATGTACTACCAAGGATTGTATGAAGGGAAATGATAAGACTCATGGATGCCCATGGTTTGCATCACCAGTAAGCGTTTCTTCCTCGCCATTCTGTGGATTAGCTAGTGATTGTTATAAAGCTTGTCCACACGGAAATATAGATTGGCCCATAAAGAGGTTTCCATGGTTAGATGGATTATTTACTACTAGGAAAAGATACGATATAGCAGTGTCCGTATTAATACTTTTAGGAGTCGTATTCTTTCAATTCTTTAATGCATTACCATTATACTCTATGATAGATTCTTGGCTAAATACTGTTACAGGATGGATAAATATTGCTCAATCTCTCGGACCCGGACTAAGTAAATATGGTTGGAGTACTTCTGGTTATCCAAACCCCCTTGATTACGCGTTTCTAAATTCAGTACCATTCCTAGTAGTTATCCCAATTGCTAAGCTTACTAAGAAATATAGGTTAGCTTTCACATCGATATCTTACTCACTAATACCATTATTTGCAGCAACTATTCTGACGAGGAATTTGCCAAAATTACTTGGAGGAGCGTTATTGATTCTTAACGAAATTACAAATCCAGTTGGGGTTGGAATGCATAATTCTCAGATATATTCAACATTCTGGGGACATATACTTCAAATATTAGGAAGTAATCCTACTGAAGCAACTGCTGAATGGTGGGTAATGTTAGTCATGGAAGCTGTAAACGTATTTGGCATTTACTTATCTTTAAGGGCTTCTAAGACATTATCAGAAGTTGACGAAATTCCAAGGAAATACTATTACGTTCCAATATTAGTGTTAGGAATTTCGTTCATTTTAATAACATATTGGATGTGTAGTCCAGCTTCACCATCTCTGCCGTTCTACAATAAGTACTTAGGAAATCTAATTTATAACCCATTACAAGCACAACCACCATTCTGAGGTGAGATTGTGGAACCTATAGTTATAATTGATGCTGATAGATGTGTTGGTTGTTTTATGTGTGAAAAAGCATGCGCATTAGCAAAATGTATAGAGGTGGATGAAGTTGATAGAATAGCTAAAGTAGTAAGACCCTGGGACTGTACGGGCTGTGGCGCATGTGAAAGGGTTTGCCCATATTCATGCATAATAGTAATATCCGATCCTACGGAAGTCAGTAAAAGAGCAAAGATAACGGTAAGTAGGGTAACAAGGTATATGAATAAACCAGTAATTATGTGTAACGGAAACGAGAGAATATACGAAGTAGCTAAGATAATGAGTAATTTTAGTATAGCTTCTTTACCATTCTACAGAGAAGAAAAACTTAACATTATCACAGAGAGTGACGTAGTGAAACTTTATCTAAATAGAAAGGATGATATATCTAATTTTGAAAATCCTGCTATAACTGTAACGGAGAAAGAGACAGTATTTGATGCCATAAAGATAATGTTAGAGAAAGATATAGGGCATCTTCCAGTAATATCTGTCAAGGGAGAGATTATTGGAATGTTATCTATAAGGGACTGTTTAAGGGGTATTAGTGTAACGGATATAATAAATACTAAATTATTGCCATTTAAGGGTACAGAATCTATAAGAGATGTAGTAAAAGATTTTAAACACATAGTAGTTGATGAAAATACTATTCTCATAGATGCGTTACAAATAATGAATAGAGAAAAAGTTAAAGCACTTATTGTACAAGGAGAAAAAATAGGTATCTTCACTATTAGAGATGCTATCAAAATGATAGGTAATAAGAGCAAGGAAGACGAGAAGATAAAGCCTAGGGAAGTACCTATACTTTCTATTAATGATAAAATAAATAAAGCAGTAGGTATAATGCTACAGCACAATCTTAGGCATATAATAATATCTGATGAAAATAGTAATTATTACTTGATGCAAGTTAAAGAATTAATAAAAGATATGATCTGGGTAGAGAAATCTATTACAGACTAATTTTTTATGTGTTTACTTGTTGGAATATTTTGTGTGTTGGTCTACCCTCAATAATACTCCTACCATACTCAACAGTCTCCCTATAAGCAGTACTGTTGATAAAATTCTTATAAGACTCCAAATCCTCCCACTCACTATAAATCAAATACTCAGAAGGATCATCAACACTCCTATAAAGCCTAGCACCCCTAAAACCCTTAAAATTAGACAAAAAAGAAGCAACTTCACCAAACTTCCTCTCAAACTCATTCTCAAAACCCCTCTTAACCCTATAATAAAAACCAACACTAATCAACCAAAAACACCCATAAACCATTATATCAATATGTTATAAAAGATTAACCACCACACATTACTAGTTTTTCTTGGTTTCAAGACTTTAAAATATCTGAAGTTAGCAGATACATAAAAATTTAATAAGTTTACAGCTTAATGTAAACATTGCAATTTTTAGGAATAATTTTTAAAATTTCTAATAAATAAAATCATGGTTATGCTGTAGGTGGAATACAGCTCACTATAATTTTATGAAATTCATTTTATAAAATTACGACTTGGCGTAAAACAATTCATATCTTTACGACATGGCGTAAAACTAAAATTGAATATACTCTTTCAATTCTTAATAACTAAACTATACCTTATAATCAATTCTAAAGATATTATCTACTATTTAGATAATCTTTTGCATAATTAAAAAGGTAAATAAAGAAAATAGTTATTGTAATTTATGATATTGTTTTAGCTCCTAAAGTTATTGTTTTAGAATAATAGAAAATCATGGAAATTATTATCATCGCATCATAAGGATATGGAGAAATAAAAACTAGTAGTGTAGTTAATGCTAATAAGCCATAAATTATCTTCCAAGTTTTATCAGAGTTTAAAATTCCTATTATAGAGAAAATAACGGAAAATCCTATACTCGTGTAAACCCATTCGTAAAAACTGAATATAGTTGGAGGAAAAGTAGCTACGCCTATTAGCGCGAATAGATTTTTGAATATGTCACCCCTAATAAAATGATAAAGATAAAGACCTAACATTTCAACCATCATTGGATAGAAAAACCATAAACTATTCACAGAATAATAAACTGAAGATAAAACTGTAGTAAAAAGTCCTCTTCCGTATTGTGCTAATGTAAAAGTAGTACCCATAAGGATCTCATTTATAACGACTAATATGCCTAATGCTACTGAATGAAGTTTTAAGTTGTTAATTACTCTATTTGAGATATCTTCCGCGATCATAAAATAATATGCTAGAACGATAATCATGTAAATCATGTTAATTCCAAATGCTATTTCCAATGATTCTTGAGATGGAGAAAGCAGATAAAGTACAGCACCAACTAACATGAGCATCATCATACCTAAAATGAAGTATACGAAGAATACTCTGGTATAACTTCTTCCATTTATAGCAAAAATTAGTGTAGCAATTATTGCCATTACCATTATACTCGCAAGAACAGACAATATAATCAAGGATACCATATTTTAAATGACGAAAATAGATATAATAAGCTTTGTTACAATGTGTTTAATAAATATCTAAAAAATTATTATAATGAATACATAGTTTTTAGATATTAACGATAAAAGGATAAATATATGCGAGAATATTGCGGTTAATATTTATGTTACTGTTTAATTTTCTACTTATATTTATAGATAATATTAATATTATTTCTCTTCATGAAGGGTAAAGGTTTAGTAGTTTAATGTAGATATATCTTTAATGGAGAGGACTTTTTTAAAAT
It encodes the following:
- a CDS encoding CBS domain-containing protein, translating into MEPIVIIDADRCVGCFMCEKACALAKCIEVDEVDRIAKVVRPWDCTGCGACERVCPYSCIIVISDPTEVSKRAKITVSRVTRYMNKPVIMCNGNERIYEVAKIMSNFSIASLPFYREEKLNIITESDVVKLYLNRKDDISNFENPAITVTEKETVFDAIKIMLEKDIGHLPVISVKGEIIGMLSIRDCLRGISVTDIINTKLLPFKGTESIRDVVKDFKHIVVDENTILIDALQIMNREKVKALIVQGEKIGIFTIRDAIKMIGNKSKEDEKIKPREVPILSINDKINKAVGIMLQHNLRHIIISDENSNYYLMQVKELIKDMIWVEKSITD
- a CDS encoding antibiotic biosynthesis monooxygenase family protein — protein: MISVGFYYRVKRGFENEFERKFGEVASFLSNFKGFRGARLYRSVDDPSEYLIYSEWEDLESYKNFINSTAYRETVEYGRSIIEGRPTHKIFQQVNT